The following coding sequences are from one Leptospira mayottensis 200901116 window:
- a CDS encoding SBBP repeat beta-propeller lipoprotein, LipL53 family: MIHLLILFFIFLFQACSPTSDAKTNNLFLIPLAQENNIGSVAVHGNLDSLDVEEVPLRENSVSLEWALLYGKGPNKITRDSKLVVDEKGFVYVAADIDSDPFYNELTNKSIRGGKDLILAKYDSQKNVIWMRSIPGILGTKLNVTGIAVDSKENAYVTGSIIGSLENIPVLENQDMLVIKFDSNGIIKWIKQTGAGDGKYEVSPKKITVDTFGNSYIVGTSNGPLGENGFIVKLDTNGNQIWIDHLSIPGADIIPVGVAFDKVTGNIYMSGYGHNANFATNTTPGIGQNDLFILKYDSKGNRQFFAQLGAPLKSVFGNAITVDRFGNVLVGGYSNADFGLKPDETSYIGTIVKYDSSGVQQWIRQFGQKTTIINEITTDRAGNVFTTGQTNELIKFANMPSEGNQDVFVTKHSSSGEVRQLWQWGTIRETMVGSGIGVDFDGNLYTTGWATRNIFNEIFGNEMMGAIDIFLIKFR; encoded by the coding sequence ATGATACATCTTTTGATTCTTTTTTTTATATTCTTATTTCAAGCTTGTTCGCCTACGTCGGATGCAAAAACGAACAACTTATTTCTGATTCCTTTAGCTCAAGAGAATAACATCGGTTCTGTCGCTGTCCATGGAAATTTAGATTCCTTAGATGTGGAAGAAGTACCGTTGCGGGAAAATTCTGTCAGTCTTGAATGGGCTTTGTTATATGGTAAAGGTCCTAACAAAATAACCAGAGACTCTAAACTCGTAGTAGATGAAAAGGGTTTTGTTTATGTTGCAGCCGATATAGATAGCGATCCTTTTTATAACGAATTGACTAACAAGTCGATACGTGGAGGTAAAGATCTAATTCTTGCGAAATATGATTCCCAGAAAAACGTAATCTGGATGAGATCAATACCCGGGATCCTGGGCACAAAACTAAATGTTACTGGGATTGCGGTCGATTCCAAAGAAAACGCATATGTAACTGGTTCTATAATCGGTTCTCTTGAAAACATACCTGTCTTAGAAAACCAAGATATGTTGGTAATTAAGTTCGACTCCAATGGAATCATAAAGTGGATCAAACAAACAGGGGCCGGCGACGGAAAATATGAAGTCTCTCCCAAAAAGATCACCGTAGATACATTCGGAAATTCTTATATTGTCGGAACCTCAAACGGACCATTAGGAGAAAACGGATTTATCGTCAAACTTGATACCAACGGAAACCAAATTTGGATCGACCATCTTTCCATTCCAGGAGCAGATATTATTCCTGTCGGAGTTGCCTTTGACAAAGTTACGGGTAATATTTACATGAGTGGTTATGGACACAACGCAAACTTTGCGACCAATACAACTCCAGGTATCGGACAAAACGACCTTTTCATTCTTAAATACGATAGTAAAGGAAACCGACAATTTTTCGCCCAACTCGGTGCCCCTCTGAAATCAGTTTTTGGCAACGCCATTACTGTGGATCGGTTCGGAAACGTTCTTGTAGGAGGATACAGTAATGCAGATTTCGGTTTAAAACCTGACGAAACAAGTTATATTGGAACCATCGTAAAATACGATTCATCCGGCGTTCAACAATGGATCAGACAATTCGGCCAAAAGACGACTATAATAAACGAAATAACAACCGACAGGGCAGGAAACGTTTTCACAACTGGTCAAACCAATGAATTGATCAAATTCGCCAACATGCCTTCAGAAGGAAACCAAGACGTCTTTGTAACCAAACACAGTTCTTCTGGAGAAGTCCGACAATTATGGCAGTGGGGAACGATCCGAGAGACTATGGTAGGCTCAGGAATCGGAGTCGACTTTGACGGAAATCTTTATACTACCGGATGGGCGACCCGCAACATATTCAATGAAATTTTTGGAAATGAAATGATGGGAGCTATAGATATATTTCTGATTAAGTTCAGATGA
- a CDS encoding WGR domain-containing protein, whose amino-acid sequence MKHYLTYKDDTSDKFWSIEISGNSFTVVYGKIGAVGTSQTKAFETEETCLREARKILSGKLKKGYIEKNDIIKNSVPTDNKRPKLDKENQKEVDKAVTPKIEKQSKSDSQKIEEQPKDKVKQSSQKTTKQDSETLPSESLKELNRISLYYQGDGSDKVYHVNIDPKEDGYVVLFAFGRRGSTLQTGTKTSKPVSYESAQKIMNQLVNSKMSKGYTEGESGTPYLHSSKEERISGVHCQLLNPIEEEELSVYIENDQYGAQEKLDGNRMMIRKTGDNVEGINRKGLIIATSQIICEYALGFQEDFILDGESIGDVFYPFDIFSKDGRDIQHLSYRERYAILKSILKDRDKTFRLVELVVSTKDKKGLLEKLRENQKEGIVFKDLNAPYKAGRPASKGAQIKFKFYETATVSVETVNLKRSVSMRLYDGKSWINVGNVTIPVNFELPQEKDIIEVRYLYAYRGGSLYQPTYLGVRSDADENDCDLNQLKYKNV is encoded by the coding sequence ATGAAACACTACCTGACTTATAAAGATGATACGTCGGACAAATTTTGGAGCATAGAAATTTCAGGAAATTCCTTTACCGTTGTCTATGGCAAAATAGGCGCTGTCGGAACATCTCAAACCAAAGCTTTTGAAACCGAGGAGACCTGCCTAAGAGAAGCGCGTAAGATTCTCTCTGGAAAATTAAAAAAGGGTTATATAGAAAAAAATGATATAATCAAAAATTCGGTTCCTACTGATAATAAGAGGCCCAAATTGGACAAAGAGAACCAAAAGGAAGTGGATAAAGCCGTAACTCCAAAAATTGAAAAGCAATCGAAATCTGATTCGCAAAAAATTGAAGAACAACCGAAGGATAAAGTCAAACAGTCATCTCAAAAAACTACAAAACAAGATTCAGAAACTCTTCCATCAGAAAGTTTGAAAGAGTTAAATAGAATCAGTCTTTATTATCAAGGCGACGGTAGTGACAAAGTTTATCATGTAAATATAGATCCAAAAGAGGATGGATACGTTGTTCTTTTCGCTTTTGGTAGACGCGGGAGCACTCTTCAAACCGGAACCAAAACCTCAAAACCGGTTTCTTACGAATCCGCTCAAAAAATTATGAACCAACTCGTAAATTCCAAAATGTCAAAAGGATATACGGAAGGAGAATCCGGAACTCCTTATCTTCATTCAAGCAAAGAAGAACGAATAAGCGGTGTTCATTGTCAACTTCTCAATCCTATTGAGGAAGAAGAACTTTCCGTGTATATTGAAAACGATCAATATGGAGCTCAGGAAAAATTGGACGGCAATCGTATGATGATCCGAAAGACTGGAGACAACGTGGAAGGAATCAATCGCAAGGGTTTAATTATTGCGACTTCGCAAATCATATGCGAATATGCTCTCGGTTTTCAGGAGGATTTTATTCTGGATGGAGAGTCGATCGGAGATGTATTCTATCCTTTCGATATTTTTTCGAAAGACGGAAGAGATATTCAACATCTGTCCTACCGAGAGCGTTATGCGATACTTAAGTCCATCCTAAAGGATAGGGACAAAACTTTTCGTCTCGTCGAATTGGTAGTTTCTACAAAAGACAAAAAAGGACTTCTCGAAAAATTACGAGAAAATCAAAAAGAAGGAATCGTATTCAAAGATTTGAATGCTCCTTACAAAGCGGGTAGACCCGCGAGCAAAGGGGCTCAGATTAAATTTAAATTTTACGAGACTGCAACGGTAAGCGTAGAAACAGTAAATCTAAAACGTAGTGTAAGTATGCGTCTTTACGACGGAAAATCTTGGATTAATGTTGGAAACGTAACTATACCGGTTAATTTCGAATTGCCGCAAGAAAAAGACATTATAGAAGTACGTTATTTGTACGCATACAGAGGAGGTTCTTTGTATCAACCTACTTATCTGGGAGTTCGAAGCGATGCGGACGAAAACGACTGCGATTTAAATCAGCTTAAGTACAAGAACGTTTAA
- a CDS encoding IS5 family transposase (programmed frameshift), with the protein MIPKEKPNLQGGRNRVPSRIVMAGIIYRMKTGCQWRAIPNEFGSGQTCHRRFQEWERAGVFKKIYKSILKYYDVKNQIAWDWASMDSAMVKAPKGGVLTGKNPTDRAKLGVKRHILTDGNGIPLAITLTGANVHDKHGVKDTLNSILIFSGKRRKKPKHLCLDKGYDFQDIEVLIKRRNIQSHIRKKGEKPLIGKYNGKSRRWVVERTNSWHNRFRAILIRWERKSENYLASLYLASSIIAFNFFDR; encoded by the exons TTGATTCCTAAAGAAAAGCCCAATCTTCAAGGAGGTCGCAATCGTGTTCCTTCAAGAATAGTAATGGCAGGTATCATCTATCGAATGAAAACAGGCTGTCAGTGGCGTGCAATTCCCAATGAGTTTGGATCTGGTCAAACTTGTCACAGAAGATTTCAAGAATGGGAACGGGCAGGAGTATTCAAAAAGATCTATAAATCTATTTTAAAATATTATGATGTAAAGAATCAGATAGCATGGGACTGGGCTTCGATGGATTCGGCAATGGTTAAGGCTCCCAAAGGGGGAGTTT TAACCGGGAAAAATCCTACAGACCGTGCCAAATTAGGGGTTAAACGGCATATCCTTACGGATGGAAATGGAATTCCTTTGGCAATTACGTTGACTGGAGCTAACGTTCATGACAAACACGGTGTAAAAGATACGTTGAATTCAATCCTAATATTTTCCGGAAAAAGAAGAAAAAAGCCAAAACATCTTTGTTTAGATAAAGGTTATGACTTCCAAGATATAGAAGTTTTAATCAAAAGAAGAAACATTCAATCTCATATTCGGAAAAAAGGTGAAAAGCCTCTCATCGGTAAATACAATGGAAAATCTAGACGATGGGTCGTTGAAAGAACTAACAGTTGGCACAATCGATTCAGAGCTATCCTAATTCGTTGGGAAAGAAAATCTGAAAATTATCTTGCATCTCTTTATCTCGCAAGTTCTATCATTGCTTTTAACTTTTTTGATAGGTAG
- a CDS encoding LIC10774 family surface protein: MKQIFSIFFTILLLVECAGESNDSSQLLLGIINQQPLTLNHSDRKSSELVIIDIPTHYVDSISGNDSNAGTKSAPYRTITKAILASKADGTKVIYAAPGTYDTSIGETFPIYIPDGVNLYGDYNGKGLIGGSSSFYAGPPGTTPKTGPTWINGGGFDINNTAWNATIIPKNNSQIAGFKITNPNPKSPEGDSTRGISMQNFVSIKIKNNTITGMPSGVGIHFEFTTVTDVGSNTISGNQLTYNYHGIIDHSIRASYDKVENNVISRNYIGIHTTRGLDLGQGPAESAGNNTISCNSYEDIWIPGSSNGNDPQVLFARNNYWDHFPPTISFTGQEPGLDIRHISSATVIRYEGGGVAPNACN, translated from the coding sequence ATGAAACAAATTTTCAGTATTTTTTTCACAATATTGTTGTTAGTCGAATGTGCGGGAGAAAGCAATGATTCTTCCCAGTTGCTTTTGGGAATTATCAATCAACAACCGTTAACCTTGAATCACTCCGATCGGAAATCTTCGGAACTGGTGATCATTGATATACCCACACATTACGTGGATTCCATTTCCGGGAACGATTCCAACGCAGGTACAAAGTCCGCACCCTACCGTACTATCACAAAGGCAATTTTAGCCTCCAAGGCCGACGGTACAAAAGTGATTTATGCTGCGCCCGGAACTTACGACACGTCCATCGGAGAGACATTTCCCATTTATATTCCGGATGGGGTTAACTTATACGGAGACTATAACGGAAAGGGGTTGATTGGAGGCTCCTCTTCCTTTTATGCGGGGCCGCCGGGAACCACTCCTAAAACAGGGCCCACTTGGATCAACGGAGGAGGATTCGATATAAATAATACCGCTTGGAATGCCACTATCATCCCGAAAAACAATTCTCAAATTGCCGGATTTAAAATCACCAACCCGAACCCGAAGAGCCCGGAAGGTGATTCTACAAGAGGGATTTCCATGCAGAATTTCGTATCCATAAAAATTAAAAATAATACGATCACTGGGATGCCCTCGGGAGTCGGTATCCATTTCGAATTTACTACCGTAACGGATGTCGGTAGTAATACAATCTCCGGAAATCAACTCACTTATAATTATCATGGGATCATCGATCATAGCATTCGAGCTTCCTATGACAAAGTGGAGAACAATGTAATTTCTCGAAATTATATAGGTATACACACTACAAGGGGACTTGATTTGGGACAGGGACCGGCCGAAAGTGCGGGAAACAATACTATTTCCTGCAATTCATACGAGGACATATGGATACCAGGAAGTAGTAACGGTAACGATCCACAAGTTTTATTCGCAAGAAATAACTATTGGGATCATTTTCCGCCTACAATATCTTTTACCGGCCAAGAGCCCGGCTTGGACATAAGACACATTAGCAGTGCAACAGTGATTCGCTACGAGGGAGGAGGAGTGGCTCCAAACGCTTGTAACTAA
- a CDS encoding LIC10774 family surface protein encodes MKQIFSIFFTILLLVECAGESNDSSQLLLGIINQQQSLTLDRKSSELVIIDIPTHYVDSISGNDSNAGTKSAPYRTITKAILASKADGTKVIYAAPGTYDTSIGETFPIYIPDGVNLYGDYDGKGLIGGSSSFYAGPPGTTPKTGPTWINGGGFDINNTAWNATIIPKNNSQIAGFKIINPNPMSPGGYFTRGISIQNFVSIRIRNNTITAMPSGAGIYIEYFTVTAIGSNIISGNQITSNYWGIEDGGIRASEDKVENNVISQNFIGISTTDGLDLGQGATGSTGKNTFSCNTYEDVMIVGSANFPQTQYAMNNYWDHFAPTMSSTHIDGLDIRNYNNATLVYYAGGGVAPNACN; translated from the coding sequence ATGAAACAAATTTTCAGTATTTTTTTCACAATATTGTTGTTAGTCGAATGTGCAGGAGAAAGTAACGATTCTTCCCAGTTACTTTTGGGAATTATCAATCAACAACAATCGTTAACTTTAGATCGGAAATCTTCGGAACTAGTGATCATTGATATACCCACGCATTACGTGGATTCCATTTCCGGGAACGATTCCAACGCAGGTACAAAGTCCGCACCCTACCGTACTATCACAAAGGCAATTTTAGCCTCCAAGGCCGACGGTACAAAAGTGATTTATGCTGCGCCCGGAACTTACGACACGTCCATCGGAGAGACATTTCCCATTTATATTCCGGATGGGGTTAACTTATACGGAGACTATGACGGAAAGGGGTTGATTGGAGGCTCTTCTTCCTTTTATGCGGGGCCGCCGGGAACCACTCCTAAAACAGGACCCACTTGGATCAACGGAGGAGGATTCGATATAAATAATACCGCTTGGAATGCCACTATCATCCCGAAAAACAATTCTCAAATTGCCGGATTTAAAATCATCAACCCGAACCCGATGAGCCCGGGAGGTTATTTTACAAGAGGGATTTCCATACAGAATTTCGTATCCATAAGAATTAGAAATAATACGATCACTGCGATGCCCTCGGGAGCCGGTATCTATATTGAATATTTTACCGTAACGGCTATCGGTAGTAATATAATCTCTGGAAATCAAATCACTTCCAACTATTGGGGAATTGAAGATGGCGGCATTCGAGCTTCCGAGGACAAAGTGGAGAACAATGTAATTTCTCAAAATTTCATAGGTATTTCCACTACGGATGGGCTTGATTTGGGACAGGGAGCGACCGGAAGCACGGGAAAAAATACTTTTTCCTGCAATACATACGAGGATGTGATGATAGTAGGAAGTGCTAACTTTCCACAAACTCAATATGCAATGAATAACTACTGGGATCACTTTGCGCCTACGATGTCTTCGACCCATATCGATGGTTTAGATATAAGAAACTATAACAATGCGACTCTCGTTTACTACGCGGGTGGAGGAGTGGCTCCAAACGCTTGTAACTAA
- a CDS encoding O-methyltransferase yields the protein MSRKNIQLTEKLENYIFQNSVREPDFFQRLREETGKLAQANMQISPEEGQFLRLLVQISGARRIVEIGTFTGYSSLCFAFALPEDGKILCCDISEEWTRIARKYWKESGLEPKIRLKIGSALETLQLLLDSKSAPVWASDFAFGPSSIDLIFLDADKENYPNYYALILQLLKPGGLLIADNVLWDGSVVDSTHQESSTIGIRKFNELVRSDLNVDVSMVPIADGVSLVRKK from the coding sequence TTGAGTAGAAAGAACATCCAACTGACGGAAAAATTGGAAAACTATATCTTCCAAAATTCCGTAAGGGAGCCGGATTTTTTTCAAAGACTGAGAGAAGAGACCGGTAAGTTGGCTCAAGCCAATATGCAGATCAGCCCAGAAGAGGGGCAGTTTTTGAGGCTTCTCGTTCAAATCAGTGGGGCGAGGAGAATTGTAGAAATTGGAACGTTTACTGGATATTCTTCTCTTTGTTTTGCTTTCGCTTTGCCGGAGGACGGAAAAATTCTTTGTTGTGACATCAGTGAAGAATGGACTCGGATCGCTCGAAAATACTGGAAGGAAAGCGGTCTTGAACCTAAGATTCGTTTGAAGATCGGATCTGCATTAGAGACTTTGCAACTACTCTTGGATTCGAAATCCGCTCCGGTTTGGGCTTCTGATTTTGCGTTCGGGCCTTCCTCGATTGATTTGATTTTTTTAGATGCTGATAAGGAAAATTATCCGAATTATTATGCTTTGATTTTACAACTTCTGAAACCGGGCGGTTTATTGATTGCGGATAACGTTCTTTGGGACGGAAGTGTAGTTGATTCGACTCATCAAGAATCTTCTACGATCGGGATTCGAAAATTCAACGAACTTGTTCGTAGTGATCTGAACGTGGACGTGAGTATGGTTCCGATTGCCGACGGAGTCTCGTTGGTTCGAAAGAAGTAA
- a CDS encoding acyl-CoA dehydrogenase family protein — protein MRAVLEKPNDLFNPTENHLALRETIAKFAKENMDTQAKEHDDRETFNLALFRRIGSELGLFGITVPEEDGGMGMDAVAAVIIHEEMSAYDPGFMLSYLAHEVLFVNNFYHSSSPAQREKYLSKVISGEWIGGMGMTEPGAGTDVLGMRTIAVKKGDKYVLNGSKQYITNGNIGSVFLVYAKMSKDSKRTTSFIVESSFPGFSVGKKEEKMGMRSSPTTQLIFEDCEVPAENLVGQEDGALIHMMRNLEIERITLAAQSLGIAKRCVDIMADYTIRHREAFGKKLSEFGQIQRLLAESYADYQAARALVYQVASGINPDSRNSLGAASAKLVATQMAERVSRNAIQALGGYGYCREYPVERLHRDSILLSIGGGTNEAMQKNIVADLKKIYEGTP, from the coding sequence ATGAGAGCTGTGCTTGAAAAACCGAATGATTTATTCAACCCGACAGAGAACCATCTCGCGCTTCGGGAAACCATCGCAAAATTTGCAAAAGAGAATATGGATACCCAGGCGAAGGAACACGATGACCGCGAAACCTTTAACCTTGCGTTGTTTCGTAGGATCGGTTCCGAACTCGGACTTTTTGGAATTACTGTTCCAGAAGAAGACGGTGGGATGGGAATGGACGCGGTTGCAGCGGTTATCATTCACGAGGAGATGTCCGCTTATGATCCGGGGTTTATGCTTTCGTATCTGGCGCACGAAGTATTATTTGTAAATAATTTCTATCATAGTTCCAGTCCAGCTCAAAGAGAAAAGTATCTTTCGAAAGTGATTTCGGGAGAATGGATCGGTGGAATGGGAATGACCGAACCCGGAGCGGGAACGGACGTTCTTGGTATGAGAACGATCGCCGTAAAAAAGGGCGACAAATACGTGTTAAACGGTTCAAAACAGTACATCACAAACGGAAATATAGGAAGTGTGTTTTTGGTGTATGCGAAAATGAGTAAAGATTCCAAGAGGACCACTTCTTTCATCGTGGAAAGTTCCTTTCCCGGTTTTAGCGTAGGTAAGAAAGAAGAAAAAATGGGAATGCGTTCCTCTCCTACCACTCAGCTTATATTCGAAGATTGTGAAGTTCCCGCGGAGAATTTAGTCGGTCAGGAAGACGGGGCTCTCATTCACATGATGAGGAATTTGGAGATCGAGAGAATTACTCTTGCCGCTCAGTCTTTGGGAATCGCAAAACGTTGTGTGGACATTATGGCCGATTATACGATTCGTCATAGGGAAGCGTTCGGTAAAAAACTTTCGGAGTTTGGACAAATCCAAAGACTTTTAGCGGAATCGTATGCTGATTATCAAGCGGCGCGCGCACTCGTTTACCAAGTAGCGAGTGGAATCAATCCGGACAGTCGGAATTCTCTTGGAGCCGCTTCCGCAAAATTAGTCGCGACCCAAATGGCGGAAAGAGTGTCTCGAAACGCAATACAAGCGTTAGGTGGCTACGGATATTGCAGAGAATATCCTGTAGAAAGACTTCATAGGGATTCCATTCTTCTTTCCATCGGGGGAGGAACGAACGAAGCGATGCAAAAGAATATCGTAGCCGATTTGAAGAAGATTTACGAAGGAACTCCTTGA
- a CDS encoding LIC10362 family protein produces the protein MIYALILTILCGLFFFLSYRLSQKSNALLQKNSKMQEPIVKNTNSSRNDSFQESKFAILKLSVFRSKFQNALRSPFQKESVFLLLSLCVWMLLPLFWGLAFFLKTDANVLVVIGCMIWTYYWLKYLFSTDEAI, from the coding sequence ATGATCTACGCTCTGATTTTGACAATCCTTTGTGGGCTTTTTTTCTTCCTATCTTACCGCTTATCTCAAAAATCGAATGCTCTTTTACAAAAAAATTCAAAGATGCAGGAACCTATTGTAAAAAATACGAATTCCTCCCGAAACGACTCCTTCCAGGAAAGTAAGTTCGCCATCTTGAAACTTTCCGTTTTTCGCTCTAAGTTTCAAAACGCTCTGCGTTCTCCCTTTCAAAAAGAATCCGTTTTTCTACTCCTATCTCTTTGTGTTTGGATGCTTTTACCCTTATTTTGGGGACTTGCTTTTTTCTTAAAAACAGACGCAAATGTTTTGGTCGTTATCGGATGCATGATCTGGACCTATTACTGGTTGAAATATCTCTTTTCGACAGATGAAGCCATTTAG
- a CDS encoding electron transfer flavoprotein subunit beta/FixA family protein, translating into MKIIVLVKQVPDTETSIKVGDKSINEAGIKWIISPYDEFAIEEGIRLREKHGGEVVAVSLGPDRVVEALRTAYAMGADRAVHIKVDNYVPFDTNNTAELIANFAKTESADVIIGGRQSIDTDSSQVVVQVAELLGIPHIAFAVNLEINGTVVKATKEVEGGTQTVETSTPVALTAQKGLNEPRYPSLKGIMTAKKKPVETKSAADLGSPASKIEVVGLEPPPPRIPGRKLEAADANGFASQLVKALREEAKVI; encoded by the coding sequence ATGAAAATCATCGTATTAGTGAAACAGGTACCTGACACCGAAACCAGTATTAAAGTAGGAGATAAATCCATTAACGAAGCCGGAATCAAATGGATTATTTCTCCCTATGATGAATTTGCTATCGAAGAAGGAATCAGATTACGTGAAAAACACGGTGGCGAAGTAGTCGCCGTATCCCTAGGCCCCGACAGAGTCGTAGAAGCTCTTAGAACTGCTTATGCAATGGGCGCAGATCGTGCAGTTCATATCAAAGTCGATAATTACGTTCCTTTTGACACGAACAATACGGCGGAACTGATCGCAAATTTCGCAAAAACCGAAAGTGCAGACGTAATTATTGGTGGAAGACAATCCATTGATACCGATTCTTCTCAAGTAGTAGTTCAAGTTGCGGAACTTCTCGGAATTCCTCATATTGCATTTGCAGTCAACCTTGAAATCAACGGAACCGTGGTCAAAGCTACGAAAGAAGTGGAAGGTGGAACTCAAACCGTTGAAACTTCTACTCCCGTGGCTCTTACTGCACAAAAAGGATTGAACGAACCGCGTTATCCTTCTCTCAAAGGAATTATGACCGCTAAGAAAAAACCGGTGGAAACGAAATCTGCCGCGGATCTCGGAAGTCCCGCTAGTAAAATCGAAGTTGTAGGACTCGAACCTCCTCCTCCAAGAATTCCAGGTAGAAAACTGGAAGCGGCAGACGCAAACGGTTTTGCATCCCAACTCGTAAAAGCTCTCAGAGAAGAAGCTAAGGTCATATAA
- a CDS encoding electron transfer flavoprotein subunit alpha/FixB family protein, with amino-acid sequence MSNVLIVGELKDGDLKKISREITSAGRKIADSIGGKVVALLIGNGVEKYAPELAAVGADTILTVNSGDYNAETYSNQVAEVIKAQNPAVVLLPHTSQGKDYSPRVAVKVGAGIIADVVGFSVDGGKVVAKKPIYSGKAYANFKVTSAIQIFTVRPNSQEITQKAGAGAVEAASPSAGDAKVKIVSTDLSGGSKVQLTEASIIVSGGRGIKGPENWPILQELADTLGAALGASRAAVDAGWISHSHQVGQTGKTVSPNCYIACGISGAIQHLAGMGSSKYIVAINKDGDAPIFKVATYGIVGDLFEVVPAVTAEFKKVLG; translated from the coding sequence GTGAGCAACGTATTAATTGTTGGCGAATTGAAAGACGGAGATCTGAAAAAAATCTCCAGAGAAATCACTTCAGCAGGTAGAAAAATCGCTGATTCTATCGGAGGAAAAGTTGTAGCTCTTCTCATCGGAAACGGCGTCGAAAAATACGCTCCCGAATTGGCTGCAGTCGGTGCGGACACGATTCTTACCGTAAACTCCGGTGACTACAATGCGGAAACATACTCCAATCAAGTTGCAGAAGTCATCAAAGCACAAAACCCAGCGGTTGTTCTTCTTCCTCATACTTCTCAAGGAAAAGATTATTCTCCCCGTGTAGCCGTAAAAGTTGGAGCGGGAATCATCGCTGACGTAGTGGGATTCTCCGTTGACGGTGGAAAAGTCGTAGCGAAAAAGCCGATTTATTCCGGAAAAGCCTATGCAAACTTTAAAGTAACAAGCGCGATCCAAATTTTTACCGTTCGTCCGAACTCTCAAGAGATCACTCAAAAAGCTGGAGCTGGAGCTGTAGAAGCCGCTTCTCCATCCGCAGGCGACGCGAAAGTAAAAATCGTTTCTACCGACCTGAGTGGGGGATCCAAAGTTCAATTGACCGAAGCTTCCATCATCGTTTCCGGTGGACGCGGTATCAAAGGACCTGAAAATTGGCCTATCTTACAAGAACTTGCAGACACTCTCGGGGCCGCTCTTGGAGCTTCTCGCGCGGCCGTGGATGCTGGCTGGATTTCTCACTCCCACCAAGTTGGACAAACCGGAAAAACCGTTTCTCCGAATTGCTACATCGCTTGTGGTATTTCCGGCGCAATTCAGCATTTAGCTGGAATGGGTTCTTCCAAATACATCGTTGCAATTAACAAAGACGGAGACGCTCCAATCTTTAAAGTTGCGACTTACGGTATTGTAGGAGATCTGTTCGAGGTTGTTCCTGCCGTAACTGCAGAGTTCAAAAAAGTACTTGGATAA
- a CDS encoding LolA family protein: MAFLKIRRILPGAAGLILVCGISISGDPGRDKLNALLGRMGEISSLRASVTINNEISGTLSFKKPNYLHVKFSDGRVVSSNGRFLWFYSPARGIVGKQDLRGTSGGVFGLLGGYEEITQVGGSIRLKSPTKSYEEIVVTMNPDNTPKSLRMKHRGSGEYTSISFSGVQTNVGLSASLFNFSAPSSAQIVENPLNEKE, from the coding sequence ATGGCATTTTTGAAAATCAGGAGAATCCTCCCGGGTGCCGCAGGACTGATCTTAGTCTGCGGCATTTCTATTTCAGGAGACCCTGGACGAGATAAACTAAACGCTCTTTTAGGCAGAATGGGAGAAATTTCATCTTTAAGAGCTAGCGTTACGATCAATAACGAAATTTCAGGAACACTGTCCTTTAAAAAACCGAATTATTTACACGTCAAATTCTCAGATGGTAGGGTCGTTTCCTCCAACGGAAGATTTCTTTGGTTTTATTCTCCTGCAAGAGGCATCGTCGGAAAACAAGATCTTCGAGGAACTTCCGGAGGAGTTTTCGGCTTGCTCGGTGGTTACGAAGAAATCACTCAAGTCGGCGGGTCGATTCGACTAAAATCTCCTACAAAATCGTATGAAGAAATCGTAGTAACTATGAACCCCGATAATACTCCCAAATCGTTAAGAATGAAACACAGAGGATCCGGAGAATATACGTCGATCAGTTTTTCTGGTGTGCAAACGAACGTAGGCCTTTCCGCTTCTCTATTCAACTTCAGCGCCCCTTCCAGCGCACAAATTGTCGAGAATCCACTAAACGAAAAGGAATAA